One Candidatus Deferrimicrobium sp. genomic window, TCAGATCCGAGGGTGTCATCGCGAGGACCGCGTTCTCCGTGCCGATGGGGTTCCGGCCGTACGGATGGTCGCCGTAATGCGCGCCCAGAAACAGGAGGAAGGTCGCCTGCGTCAGCTGGTCCTTCTGTTGCTTCAAGGCCCCCATCGTCTCGATCCGCTTCTTCTCGAGCTCCTCCGCCGGGAAGGTCGGCTCGAGCAGCGATTCGGCGAACAGGCGAAACCCTTTTTCGAAGTCGCGCTGGAGGAACTTCCCCTGGAGGCCGAACGAGTTGCGGCCCGAGTAGCCGGCGAGGTCCCCTCCCATGTTCTCCACCGCCTCGGCGATCTCCCGGGCCGTGTGCCGCTTCGTTCCCTTGACGAGCATCCCGGCAGTGAGGTTTGAAACGCCGCCTTTTTCCTTCGGTTCCGCACGCACGCCCGCGAGAAACCCCGCCTGCACCGCTACCACCGGTACGGCGTGGTTCTCCCGGACGATCACCCGGATCCCGTTGGCGAGGACCTCCTTTTCCACGGTTCGCTTCTTTTCGGGCTTCGCGACCGGCGCGGCCGCTTCATCGAAGGCCTCCCGAGCGACGGCACGGACCTCCTCGACGGGAAGAATCCCCCCCTTCCCCTTGGGGAAGACGGCCGAAACGGTCAGGTTCCCGGGTGAAAGGTACTTCTTCGCCACCGTCCGGATGTCGTCGGCGGTCACCGCCCGGATCTTGCGCAGGTACGTCCGCTCGAACGACGCGTCGTTCAACGTGGTTTCATAGAATCCCACGTGACGGGCCAGCGCCGACTGCGACTCGAGGGAGTACAGGAAATCCGTCTCCGTGGCCGTCTTGGCCCGCGCGAGCTCCGGCCCCTCCGGAGGAGCGGCCGCCATGCGGAACGTCTCGAGGAGGATCTCCTTGAGCGCCTCCCGCGCCTTCTCGGGCGACAGGATCCCTCCGACGAACAGGAGCCCCGGGTCCCTCGGGGTATACGACGACGCGGACACCGAGTCGACCAGCCCTTTCCCGTCCTTCACCGAGCGATAAAGCCGTGACGTCTCCCCGCTGCCGAGGATCATCGACAGCAGGTCCCATGCGTAGACATCCGGGTCCTTCATCGAGGGGCCATGGAACGCCATCTCAAGGTAGGCGCGCCGCGCGTCCTTCTCCAGGACGACGACCCGGGTCTCCTTCTGCGGCGGCTCGGCCGGGATCGCCGCGTTCGGCGCCGTACCGGGGGGGAGCTGCCCGAACGTCCTCTCGATCAGCGGCCGTGACGTTATCGGGTCCACCGCCCCCGCGATCACGAGCACCATGTTCCCGGGTACGTAGTTCGCGTGGAAGTAGGCCAGGAGATCCTCGCGCGTGGTCTTCCGGATCGTGTCGACGGTGCCGATGACAGGGCGCCCGTACGGATGGATCTTGTACGCCTCGCGGAAGAGCGCCTTGGAGACGACCCGCCCCGGATCGTCCTCGTTCATCCGCACCTCCTCGAGGATCACCTCGAGTTCCCGCGAAAGCTCCGCGGGGTCGAAGACCGAGTTCCCGAGCGTGTCGGCGAGGATGTCGAGCGCGTTCTCGAGGAACCGCCCCGAGAGGGTGATGTGGTAAACCGTCTGGTCGAAGCTCGTGTAGGCGTTGATCTCGCCCCCCGCCGCCTCCACCTCCCGGGCGATCTCCCCGGGGCCCCTGCGTTTCGTTCCCTTGAACGCCATGTGCTCGAGGATGTGGGACATCCCCGCGCGGACCGCGGGTTCGGTGGTGCTGCCCGCCTTGACCCATGCCTGCACCGCCACGACCGGCGACGACGGGTTCGGCCGGATCACGACCGTCAGCCCGTTGCCAAGCACGTATTTATCGACCAACGGTTCCTCCCCGGCGGAGGGAGTCGGTCCCCCCGCGATCATGGCGAACAGGGCCGCTCCCAGCAGCCAGTGCGTCCGATTCCTTATCATCATCCTTCGCTCCCAGGAGATTTCCTGCTCTTCGGGATTCTCTTTAATGGATGACCCCGAAGGATGAAGCGGTTCACGCAGGCTTCCAGACCCGGGCTATCAGGCCGGTCAGGAGGACCGCCAGCCCCAACCGCACGCCGAGGATCGCCGGGCCGTTCCCCCCGATGACCACGAAGATGAGGACGTCCTCGATCACCGAATGGCAGGTGGCGAGGAAGAGCCCCATGAGGAAAAGTTCCCGGGCGGGGAGCCCTTTCTGCTGCGCCACGCGGATGATGATCCCCGCCCCGTAGGCGATGCCCAGAAAAATCCCGGTGAACAGGGGGATCGCCGCGTCCCGCGTGAGCCCCACCCCACGCATCATCGGCTCCACGATGTTCCCCGCCCGGCGGAAGACGGGGAGGTGCCGCAGCACCTCGAAGAGCGTCACCAGCGGCACGATGATGAGGATGAGCTTGGCGGAAAGCTTCAGCCCCCCCACGAGAGCGGAAAGAAGAATATCCATCACGAAAGCCCCGGCAGCGTCATCGCCCAGGAAGCGGCGGTTTCCCAGAGGCCCCAGAGGCCCCGCAGCAGCAGGCCGGCCGCGCAGGCGATCACCAGTCGGCAGAGGGTGAGGACCCCACCGCGCGCTCCC contains:
- a CDS encoding nucleoside recognition domain-containing protein — its product is MDILLSALVGGLKLSAKLILIIVPLVTLFEVLRHLPVFRRAGNIVEPMMRGVGLTRDAAIPLFTGIFLGIAYGAGIIIRVAQQKGLPARELFLMGLFLATCHSVIEDVLIFVVIGGNGPAILGVRLGLAVLLTGLIARVWKPA
- a CDS encoding pitrilysin family protein, encoding MMIRNRTHWLLGAALFAMIAGGPTPSAGEEPLVDKYVLGNGLTVVIRPNPSSPVVAVQAWVKAGSTTEPAVRAGMSHILEHMAFKGTKRRGPGEIAREVEAAGGEINAYTSFDQTVYHITLSGRFLENALDILADTLGNSVFDPAELSRELEVILEEVRMNEDDPGRVVSKALFREAYKIHPYGRPVIGTVDTIRKTTREDLLAYFHANYVPGNMVLVIAGAVDPITSRPLIERTFGQLPPGTAPNAAIPAEPPQKETRVVVLEKDARRAYLEMAFHGPSMKDPDVYAWDLLSMILGSGETSRLYRSVKDGKGLVDSVSASSYTPRDPGLLFVGGILSPEKAREALKEILLETFRMAAAPPEGPELARAKTATETDFLYSLESQSALARHVGFYETTLNDASFERTYLRKIRAVTADDIRTVAKKYLSPGNLTVSAVFPKGKGGILPVEEVRAVAREAFDEAAAPVAKPEKKRTVEKEVLANGIRVIVRENHAVPVVAVQAGFLAGVRAEPKEKGGVSNLTAGMLVKGTKRHTAREIAEAVENMGGDLAGYSGRNSFGLQGKFLQRDFEKGFRLFAESLLEPTFPAEELEKKRIETMGALKQQKDQLTQATFLLFLGAHYGDHPYGRNPIGTENAVLAMTPSDLKAYYERWADPRNMVIAISGDIDAEEALTAVRKAFGEMPQRPGYAELGALPVPLHDAVRKVEERRDKQQAHFVIGYPGARFTDPDRYALDVLGSALAGMGGRLFVNLRDKKSLAYSVTSFSSEQVDPGFFAFYMGTSADKLDGAIADTLAEIADVKKGGVTQEEFERAKKWMIGTYEIGLQSNGSYADKMVFNELYGTGYEETFTAPEKIAAVRLSDVNRLAASVLNVEKYTIAILRGK